The window tatatctgtaaaaacattttttgttgtcttttactgcagtggccaggttgagttcatGTTcggcttttgcctttctcattttctccttgcaTATTTTAGCAACTTCTCTGTGCTCTCCCCaagttgcctgtcccttcttccacaggatgTAAACTCTTTTTATCCTAGATTCTCGGCAAAAGTTCCCTGTTCAGTCACACCAGTCTTCTTCACCATCTGCTCATCTTACAGCACAGGGTgacagcctgctcctctgcCTTTAGTACTTCCTTCTTAAGGGGAGCAGCCAGCTTTCCTGGACCCCTTTGCCCTTCAGGACTCACTCCCAATGGAACCTTCCATACCAACGCCCTGAACAATTCAGAGACCTCCTTCTGGAAGTTTAAGGCAGCACACACTCCAGgaacctcctagactgcttcttctgtgccaTTTTGTAATTCCAGCATACATCGAGGAAgctgaagtcccccatgagaacaAGGACTGGTGATTGCATGgcttctgctggctgctgttaTAATGCCTCATTTATATCTTCATCCTGGTTAGGTGGTCTGAAACAGATCCCCAACAGATTGTTGGTCTTCCCCCAAGCCTTACCCACAGAGGCTTGACTTTATCAttcacagccctgtgctcttgtcatggttttatgtagtcgcggaaccgggccggaccagcccttaaaccgttgacagcATTTTAGACATCTAGAGCATCAAAACACTCTATAACAGAAAGCCCCACCActgcccttccttccttgcctatccctcCTGAAGAGCTTATAGCCATTCATTGCAGCAGTCCAGTTGTAGCAGTGATCTCACCATGTTTCAGTAATGGCAATGAAGTCATAGTTTGCCTGCCACACAATAActtccagctccttctgttAGTTGTCCATGCTatgtgcattggtgtagatgcaGACATCAACCCAGCTGCCAAATAAACTTCCCTGTGgtcaaaaaagccaaaattccTGCTATGCCACCAGCCCCTCAGCCATGTATTTGTCAGTAAGGTTCTCCTGATTCATTCAGAATCCTTTTATGCCCCTGAAGGAATACAGGAAAATACCAAAATACCACCTGTATTTCAGCCACTCATTTTTGACATTACATCACATTGTATGTCAAgtttggccagtttaggtcaaCCGTCCTGGTTCTATCCCCACATAGCTCCTAGTACTCAGCAACCCCACTCACTCAGATGAAAgtaggaggaggagaaaaatcatTGACTGTACAGCACTAATCAGAAACTactaaaatattcttctttgATCAATATTGTTCTTCACCAAAAGCAAAACGTATCACTGTAATACATGAAAGCCAACTTATTATAAGGTCATCTTGGGAAGCGGGGAAGGATGAAGCCAACACACGTGTGAGGGGGAACTCTGATCTTTATTGTGTTGGACTCTTGGGACCAGAGCACACaggtgggatgggagggggggaCAACTGcgagggtggatagcgataggacaaaggggaggggggggggttaatCTAAGGAAGGGTAGGTTTAGGCTGGATACTGGGAGGACGTTTTTCACACAAAGGGTGGTGACACAgtctggaacagcttgcccaaggatgttgtggatgccgcCTCCCTGGAGGCGTTGAAAACCAAGCAGGATGTGGCTCTCGGCAGCTTGGTCTAGCAGTTGGTGacgctgcacagagcaggggagttgaaactaggtgagcattgtggtcctttccagcccaggccattctacggCTGGCGCACGGCTGCTCCTAGGCAGACTCAGGGGCTGTCTGTGGGGACTTTGTCTCTGATGTTGTTCCTGGGAGCAGCTTCATTCCCGGGATGGCCTCCGCTGTTGGGCCcggctcctgctgcctctctggGGTGAGCTGCGGGAATTGTTTGCCCGACGTCTCCCTGGAGGAGGACTTTGGCTGAGGGCCCGCCCTCCTTGCCTGGACGGTCCCCTGCGTCGGGGCACTCTGGAAGCCATCGGGGATCTCGATGTTGCAGATCTTGTTGATCTGCGGGTGGCGCTCTGCTCCCTTGAGGCTGGCCTTCGCCTGCTGCCACGGCGTCTTCTTGGCCGGCTCTGGGAGCTCGGGTCCCGACGTTGCAGCGGGGAGCGGCTTCGTGAGCGGCTTCTTCCTCGCTGCCTGCGCCGTCTTCTGCGTGCGGCTGCCGGAGACGCCCTGGAGGACCCTGATGCCCTCCGCCTGGTGGATGTGTGGGAGTCACTGTCAGCACGTGGGGCTGCTGTTCGCCTGCTCCCACGGCGCCCTCGCAGCTGCTCAGGGGTAGCCCGGTCCTCCGATGAACGTGCGCCGTTTGTCCCCTGCTCCGTCTCAGGCACGCTCAGCAGGTCACTGTGCtcaggcagctgggagctctgtgaTGTCCCCAACGCTTCCTGGCTGGCGGGCATGGAGCCAAAGGTCTCAGgctccatggagctgctggatggACCCGGAGCCgtctggctggcagtgctgggaccgGCGAACTCAGCGTCGGCGCTGGAGGCTGTAAGGGGAGGCAGGAAGGTCATGAGTCTGGAGCTGCAGCGCCCCAGAGGGATCTGCCATCCCACTTGGGGCAGACAGACTCTGGCAATGGTGCCCCAAGCAGTtgctgccaggccttgcctggccccagCGCGGTGCCACGCGTCTGATTGCCTCTTACCGGTAGCCAGGCCAGCACAGCTGTTGCACTCCCACATGTCTGTGGTGTTGCTCAAGTGGGAGCACTGTCGATGGgtgccctcagcagcacaggagctgcacaggATCAGCTCCCAGGGCCTGCGGAAGCAAAGAGGTTGTGGCTGTGAGGGCCAAGTGATCCAAGCCAGGGAGTTCCCGGCGCAGCACGTCCCCGTTGCTCAGTGcttgctcccccagcctgtggtgaggctgaGATCTCCCGCAGAGCcccagagagctgctgaggtaactcaccccctgctctgtgcctgctctctgcctccGTGGTAAAGGCACTGGCTGGCGTCGCAGCGGCTGTGCATCTCTACAAGTGGTTCGTAGGACTCATCGTCCTCCCACGATGCGTCTCTACaagagcagggaagggaagcgATGAGCCCCCAGTGTGCCCAGCACAAGATCCAAGGTTATCCCATCTCATCCACCCCATGTCCgcttccagcttctccatgaagctGGGGCACACGGTCATGCGACAGCCGAGGGCCATGGCTGCTGAGCCAGTCCCTGggcaggcccagcactgcagccttaaCGTCAGCAGAACGGGGCAGGACACCAACCTTAATGGGATGTGGATCCCCATGTTGGACAtctcttcacagaagagaatGTAGTCTCGACAACCGGGGCACTCAAAGTACGCAGTGCCAGCACTCAAGGCctgttgctgcaggagaagcacaagcagGGTGAGCGTGagcagtgcctggtgctgctgagcaccgaGCGTGCCTGCAGGGTGCGGGGtgggctcctacctggatgcagCCCCGGTGGAACCAAACGTGTTTGCAGGCtgggcacaccatggtgtgGTAGGACAAGCTGTCCCCCACAGGCTCCAAGCAGATGAGGCAGATGGTGCCTTCTGCTGGAGCTTCCTGAGTGGCCTGTTGAGggcggtgctcccagcagaaggacctgggggaagaTGGAAGGGATGGGCACGGTGAGAAGTGCTGCGAGGAGGGCAGGGGGCCAGGAAGGAGCCCCCAGgccctggctctggctctgtcaggctgctgggaggtgtaACTGCGGGTTCCTCCCgggcttggctgctgctgacagcccttacCTGTAGTCTCCAAAGTACTGGGTGATGCATTCCCCGTCCTTGGCACAGGGCAGGTGGAAGCTGCGTGCACAGCCTCTCTCTGCGCATGTGACGGCAGCCCCCCTCTCGCCGCAAACACAGCattgctggaaagagcagaagagcccCATGAGCGACAGGCTGAGGGCCTCCACGGCTGgccccacacctctgggcagggcacaggaTGTGGGCACTGCAGGGTGCCACTCTACAGAGCTGCCTGGCGGGCAGGGCTGATCTGGTATGGGCAGGACTTTGTCCTGGAGGCAGTTGGACATTGGGTCGAGAGTAAGCTGGAGTGAGCCCCTGCTGGCCCAAACCTGCCTGCTCTGTACAGGTCCTCACCTTCTTGTTTGCCTGCCTGACCTTGCGTGCGATGGCAGCAAGCGGGAGGACCTCAATTCCTGGTCTTGCTTTAGCCGTGATGTTGGCAGACGTCTgtaggagagaaagaaagagcagcatCTCATTAGGACAGAAGGACAGGGAGCATCCCCGGCAGGAATGTGGAAGGTGCCCATGGGggaa of the Gallus gallus isolate bGalGal1 chromosome 1, bGalGal1.mat.broiler.GRCg7b, whole genome shotgun sequence genome contains:
- the LOC107054375 gene encoding PHD finger protein 7-like isoform X1 — encoded protein: MMSDRKRKASSSEEPVCALCGQADVDPDICGHTLFETGIRVHEFCLTSANITAKARPGIEVLPLAAIARKVRQANKKQCCVCGERGAAVTCAERGCARSFHLPCAKDGECITQYFGDYRSFCWEHRPQQATQEAPAEGTICLICLEPVGDSLSYHTMVCPACKHVWFHRGCIQVGAHPAPCRHARCSAAPGTAHAHPACASPAATGLECWHCVL